The following nucleotide sequence is from Nitrospira sp..
GAGTTTGTGTGGCTGCGCAACGCGCGACCGTAAAGGAACCTGGTGATGGGGAAGACCGGACTCGTTTACGATCCTCGATACCTCGACCATGATATGGGACCCGGCCATCCGGAGTCGCCGCAGCGTCTCCGTGCCATCATGCAGCGTTTGGAAGAAAGCGGGGTCTCGGCGCAGCTCGCCAGAATCGAGCCGCGTAAGGCTGAGGACGAATGGATCACGCTGGTGCATCGGCCTGCCTATCTGGAGGCGCTCGCTCAACATGCGCCGGCCAGCGGGCGAGTCCCTCTGGATGCCGATACGGCCATGTCGCCGGGCTCCCTCACGGCGGCCTATCTGGCGGCAGGGGCAGCCCTGGCGGGAGCGGATGCGATCATGGCCGGACGGATGGAACATGTCTTTTGTGCCGTGCGACCCCCCGGCCACCATGCCGAAGCCGGCCGAGCCATGGGATTCTGCCTCTTCAACAATGTGGCGATTGCTGCCCGCTACGTCCAGCGTCGGTATGGGCTCAAGAAGATCTTGATCGTCGATTGGGACGTCCACCACGGCAACGGGACGCAGCATAGTTTCGAAGGCGACCCTTCGATTCTCTTTTTCAGCACCCACCAATATCCGCATTATCCCGGCACCGGCCGCGAGTCGGAACGGGGTACGGGAGCGGGGGAGGGCTATACGATCAATGTGCCGATGGAGGCGGGCGAGGGCGATGACGAGTACCGGGCGGTGTTCCAGAAGGTGCTGGTGCCGGCAGTCGATCGCTTCCAGCCGGAGTTCGTGATCATCTCCGCCGGTTTCGATGCGCATCGCGACG
It contains:
- a CDS encoding histone deacetylase encodes the protein MGKTGLVYDPRYLDHDMGPGHPESPQRLRAIMQRLEESGVSAQLARIEPRKAEDEWITLVHRPAYLEALAQHAPASGRVPLDADTAMSPGSLTAAYLAAGAALAGADAIMAGRMEHVFCAVRPPGHHAEAGRAMGFCLFNNVAIAARYVQRRYGLKKILIVDWDVHHGNGTQHSFEGDPSILFFSTHQYPHYPGTGRESERGTGAGEGYTINVPMEAGEGDDEYRAVFQKVLVPAVDRFQPEFVIISAGFDAHRDDPLASMGLTEEGYADLTAIVASLARRHCQGRLLSSLEGGYNLTALAASVERHVQALIEA